The following nucleotide sequence is from bacterium.
GACATACCCCCACTCGTCCATCGCCGCGTCGGACAAACCCATCGCGCGCAGATCCTGAACCAGCTCCTGACCAAGCAGCTTTTGTTTCTCCGTGCTGGGAAAAGTAGACGACTCTTCGCTCGATTGCGTATCAAAGGCCACGTAGCGTAAAAAGCGCTCCACACAGGTGTGTTCGATCGCTGCCATAAATCTCTCTCCTGAATAATA
It contains:
- a CDS encoding peptidase T (catalyzes the release of the N-terminal amino acid from a tripeptide); translated protein: MAAIEHTCVERFLRYVAFDTQSSEESSTFPSTEKQKLLGQELVQDLRAMGLSDAAMDEWGYV